The following are from one region of the Magallana gigas chromosome 4, xbMagGiga1.1, whole genome shotgun sequence genome:
- the LOC117680495 gene encoding putative nuclease HARBI1, with product MAAFFLLFENDRALRRERVFRDRINPLDRYTDVDLVARYRFPRREILLLTDLVNDTVQHPTSRSCAIPVCIQVLITLRFLAKGDYLSEVADLNGVSVPSASRILHSVCQALCRQLDNITFPTTVDELKRVKDGFYKIAHFPNVVGTIDGTLIPIQGMSGDDEPNFICRKGFPSINVQGVVDADLRFTNAVVKWPGSTHDSFILANSSVPQLMETLSGPWILGDSGYPLKKWLLTPFNELRGTKEDNYNQAHCSTRNTVERAFGVLKCRFRCLHKTGGSLQFTAPK from the exons ATGGCTGccttttttctcctttttgaaAACGATCGAGCATTGCGACGAGAACGTGTTTTTCGGGACCGAATTAACCCGCTAGACAGATATACGGACGTAGATTTGGTTGCACGATACCGTTTTCCTCGGCGAGAAATTCTGCTCCTGACTGATTTGGTAAATGATACTGTTCAGCATCCAACCTCTAGATCATGTGCGATTCCTGTTTGCATCCAA GTGTTGATCACTCTTCGCTTTTTGGCAAAGGGGGACTACTTGTCAGAAGTGGCGGACCTGAATGGGGTCTCTGTTCCATCAGCTTCAAGGATTTTACATTCTGTCTGCCAAGCTTTATGTCGACAGCTTGATAACATTACTTTCCCGACTACAGTGGATGAGCTGAAGAGAGTAAAGGATGGGTTttataaaattgcacatttcCCAAACGTTGTTGGCACTATAGATGGTACTTTGATACCCATACAGGGAATGTCGGGAGATGACGAACCGAATTTCATCTGCCGCAAGGGTTTTCCCTCCATCAACGTTCAAGGAGTTGTGGATGCCGACCTTCG TTTTACAAATGCTGTTGTGAAGTGGCCCGGATCAACTCATGATTCCTTCATATTGGCCAATTCCTCTGTACCTCAACTGATGGAAACTTTGAGTGGACCCTGGATTTTGGGAGATTCAGGATATCCCCTGAAGAAATGGTTGTTGACCCCATTCAATGAACTAAGAGGCACCAAAGAAGACAATTACAATCAAGCCCACTGCTCAACCAGAAACACAGTGGAAAGGGCATTTGGGGTTCTTAAGTGCAGGTTCAG atGCTTGCATAAAACTGGAGGAAGTCTGCAGTTCACTGCCCcaaaatga
- the LOC136274778 gene encoding uncharacterized protein: MKEASVPTLPPTLPEACTSNLMNASLTRPVKKKKLHDSCSKSAEAPKDVREEFLEMERERDKHVHEYRAKKIKFYEKMVAQQDEMLQLQRRSTKAVDLIVAKFPGHSLNSPLSPFSVSPIIKFPNLS; this comes from the exons ATGAAAGAAGCATCTGTCCCAACTCTGCCACCCACTTTGCCAG AAGCATGCACTTCAAATCTCATGAATGCATCATTGACAAGGCCTgtgaaaaagaagaaattacATGATAGTTGCT CCAAGTCTGCAGAAGCACCGAAAGATGTTAGGGAGGAGTTTCTtgaaatggagagagagagagataagcACGTACATGAGTACAGGGCCAAGAAGAttaaattctatgaaaagatgGTGGCACAGCAGGATGAAATGCTTCAGTTGCAGAGGAGATCAACAAAGGCAGTCGATTTAATTGTTGCTAAGTTTCCAGGACACTCTTTGAATTCTCCTTTGTCACCATTTTCAGTCTCACCAATCATTAAGTTcccaaatctatcataa